A single region of the Streptomyces virginiae genome encodes:
- a CDS encoding prolyl oligopeptidase family serine peptidase: protein MTATTRPYGSWPSPIDAGLAASLDGRPEYLGTVGPEVWWTEPRPEEAGRRTLVRRRLVDGEPEITELPAPWNVRSRVTEYGGLPWVGVERPADGPLLVFVHFADQRLYAYEPDAPGDPEPRPLTPVSRTGGGLRWADPVLRGGEVWCVMEEFTGPGPTDVRRVSAAVPLDGSAAENRGAVRELTHDRYRFTTGPRLSPDGRRAAWLVWDHPRMPWDGTELRVAEVTEGGELADARTVLGGPDEAVAQVEWTAEGNLLAVSDRGGWWNPYSVDPRTGWAINLCPREEEFGGPLWKPGLRWLAPLPGDTPHTAGSGAGLVAVLHGQGSSVLGILDPESGDLVDAAGPWTAWQPTLAVHGTRVYGVAASPRSAYEVVELDTATGHARAVGAQRPDPVDPAYYPEPQSRTFLGPDNRQIHAYVYPPHHPACRAAADELPPYVVWAHGGPTDHVPPVLDLQIAYFTSRGIGVVEVNYGGSTGYGRAYRERLREQWGVVDVEDCAAVAHALAAEGTADPARLAIRGGSAGGWTAAASLAATDLYACAAIIYPVLDLLGFAEETHDLESRYVESLAGPPQTLAVLSRERSPVARADGITAPFVLLQGLEDPICPPAQAERLLDALRGRPEPVPHAYVTFEGEGHGFRRADTMVRALEAELSLYAQVFGIERTDVPRLDLDLDG, encoded by the coding sequence ATGACGGCGACGACCCGGCCCTACGGCAGTTGGCCCTCACCCATCGACGCGGGCCTCGCCGCCTCCCTGGACGGGCGGCCCGAGTACCTCGGCACGGTCGGCCCCGAGGTCTGGTGGACCGAACCCAGGCCCGAGGAGGCCGGCCGCCGCACCCTGGTGCGCCGCCGCCTCGTCGACGGCGAGCCCGAGATCACCGAACTGCCCGCCCCGTGGAACGTGCGCAGCCGCGTCACCGAGTACGGGGGCCTGCCCTGGGTAGGTGTCGAACGGCCCGCCGACGGACCCCTGTTGGTCTTCGTCCACTTCGCCGATCAGCGGCTGTACGCGTACGAGCCCGACGCGCCCGGCGACCCCGAGCCGCGGCCCCTCACCCCCGTCTCCCGGACCGGCGGCGGCCTGCGCTGGGCCGACCCGGTGCTGCGGGGCGGCGAAGTGTGGTGCGTCATGGAGGAGTTCACCGGGCCCGGCCCGACCGATGTGCGGCGCGTGTCGGCCGCCGTACCGCTCGACGGCTCGGCGGCCGAGAACCGCGGCGCGGTACGGGAGTTGACGCACGACCGGTACCGGTTCACCACCGGGCCCCGGCTCTCCCCGGACGGTCGGCGCGCCGCCTGGCTGGTGTGGGACCACCCCCGGATGCCGTGGGACGGTACGGAGCTGCGGGTCGCGGAGGTCACCGAGGGCGGGGAGCTCGCCGACGCCCGGACCGTGCTCGGCGGCCCCGACGAGGCCGTCGCCCAGGTCGAGTGGACGGCCGAGGGCAACCTCCTCGCGGTCAGTGACCGCGGCGGCTGGTGGAACCCGTACAGCGTGGATCCGCGGACCGGCTGGGCGATCAACCTCTGCCCGCGGGAGGAGGAGTTCGGCGGACCGCTGTGGAAGCCGGGGCTGCGCTGGCTCGCACCGCTCCCCGGGGACACCCCGCACACCGCGGGCTCGGGGGCCGGGCTCGTCGCCGTCCTGCACGGACAGGGCTCCTCGGTGCTCGGCATCCTCGACCCGGAGAGTGGCGACCTCGTGGACGCCGCCGGGCCGTGGACCGCCTGGCAGCCGACCCTCGCCGTGCACGGCACCCGGGTGTACGGGGTCGCCGCCAGCCCGCGCAGCGCGTACGAGGTGGTCGAACTGGACACCGCCACCGGGCACGCCCGGGCGGTCGGCGCGCAGCGCCCGGACCCGGTGGACCCGGCCTACTATCCGGAGCCGCAGAGCCGCACCTTCCTCGGCCCCGACAACCGCCAGATCCACGCGTACGTCTACCCGCCGCACCACCCGGCCTGCCGGGCCGCCGCCGACGAACTGCCCCCGTACGTGGTGTGGGCGCACGGCGGACCCACCGACCACGTGCCGCCCGTACTCGACCTGCAGATCGCCTACTTCACCTCGCGCGGCATCGGCGTGGTCGAGGTGAACTACGGAGGTTCCACCGGCTACGGCCGCGCCTACCGGGAGCGGCTGCGCGAGCAGTGGGGCGTGGTGGACGTGGAGGACTGCGCGGCGGTGGCCCACGCGCTCGCCGCCGAGGGCACCGCCGACCCCGCCCGGCTCGCCATCCGCGGGGGCAGCGCGGGCGGTTGGACCGCCGCGGCCTCGCTCGCCGCCACCGACCTGTACGCGTGCGCCGCGATCATCTATCCGGTGCTGGACCTGCTGGGCTTCGCCGAGGAGACCCACGACCTGGAATCCCGCTACGTCGAGAGCCTGGCCGGGCCGCCGCAGACCCTGGCCGTACTGAGCCGCGAGCGTTCCCCGGTGGCGCGTGCCGACGGGATCACGGCGCCGTTCGTCCTCCTCCAGGGACTGGAGGACCCGATCTGCCCACCGGCCCAGGCGGAACGGCTGCTCGACGCCCTGCGGGGGCGCCCGGAACCGGTGCCGCACGCGTACGTGACCTTCGAGGGCGAGGGCCACGGTTTCCGCCGGGCGGACACCATGGTGCGCGCGCTGGAGGCCGAACTCTCCCTGTACGCACAGGTCTTCGGCATCGAACGCACCGACGTGCCACGGCTGGACCTGGACCTGGACGGCTGA
- a CDS encoding Imm50 family immunity protein, translating into MTASSDWSELQSLYGAESMPDLDTCRFFYVHMDERDGSVTFGFETQEMPEHPKSAWKEQEYNTLCFWIEFTDVADLRVSGIRAEAERAVLITDGDVLRVSVESDTRSIAFSAGSLRVSHSEVYLQGAL; encoded by the coding sequence ATGACTGCATCAAGCGACTGGTCAGAACTTCAGAGCTTGTACGGTGCCGAGTCCATGCCGGACCTGGACACCTGCCGGTTTTTTTACGTCCACATGGACGAGCGCGATGGCTCGGTCACCTTCGGATTCGAGACCCAGGAAATGCCGGAACATCCGAAATCGGCATGGAAGGAGCAGGAGTACAACACTCTCTGCTTCTGGATCGAATTCACTGATGTGGCCGACCTTCGAGTGTCTGGAATTCGTGCGGAGGCGGAGCGTGCGGTTCTGATCACCGACGGAGATGTCCTTCGGGTCTCGGTGGAGAGCGACACCCGCTCGATCGCCTTCTCCGCCGGCTCGTTGCGGGTCTCGCACAGTGAGGTGTACCTGCAGGGAGCCCTGTAG
- a CDS encoding Imm50 family immunity protein translates to MTWTDFVVNARAITTYYDVVPELSGVRLRSVHLDGWGCAVTLRLDLPRFFDRSDDMPGDTAQCHIQFLMVQDFRMEGWRRAVTADVTLHEQPEHRLAVQVRGSGVAVSFTSNASLKVGRISSFRRTADGGDGGQHHFSRPLERKRYPMIPPTYSSTFYERV, encoded by the coding sequence ATGACCTGGACTGACTTTGTGGTGAATGCGAGGGCCATTACCACGTATTACGACGTGGTTCCCGAACTGAGCGGAGTGCGCCTGCGCTCGGTTCACCTGGATGGGTGGGGCTGCGCGGTGACCTTGCGGCTGGACCTGCCGCGTTTCTTTGATCGATCGGACGATATGCCCGGCGACACCGCGCAGTGTCATATCCAGTTCCTCATGGTCCAGGATTTCCGCATGGAAGGGTGGCGGCGCGCAGTCACGGCGGATGTCACACTGCACGAGCAGCCGGAACATCGACTGGCTGTTCAGGTGAGAGGGTCTGGCGTTGCGGTGTCGTTCACGTCGAACGCTTCACTCAAGGTGGGCAGGATCAGCTCCTTCAGGCGCACCGCGGACGGCGGCGACGGCGGGCAACATCATTTCTCCAGGCCGCTCGAGAGAAAGCGCTACCCCATGATCCCTCCTACGTATTCGAGCACTTTCTATGAGCGTGTGTGA
- a CDS encoding putative T7SS-secreted protein: MGWRDWVPDSAEDWAEDRAEDLGDFVEWGGDKAAGWADEVGADSAGDWLRDKSRSAANQLGAEVGELELGQTDDPKRLVYGSTAKIREQVAHLSDFKKAFESVGKGLKNLAEPDGLKGAAATAFRESVAKEPPRWFDAADAFAKAADAMGRFAETVEWAQGKAKEALEDYNKALKASQDAYDAHEKLRKTYNDALKAKSDHLPPRPSDDYTDPGKEMEKAAKEKLDSARKQRDEQADTVAAAVRAARDAAPAKPSYSEQLADGIDYLDLASTHLVGGLLKGSAGVVNFARGLNPFDLYNLSHPAEYRTNLSSTAAGLVVMANDPVGAGKQMLDEFMKDPTEGVGKMIAEAIGSKGTGAAKRLATATKHLDDAKHLDDAKGPARRGNDTDGPHRDERPDCDKRCDGTDPVDLASGRMFLPQTDVVLPGVLPLAFTRRAESGYTGGRWFGPTWSSTIDQHLEVDAQGVVLVTEDGLAVPYPHTAPGLPVLPLSASAPRHPLERTPDGDWTLTDPTSGHIRRFTPPAGAPDSNGIAPIAQLEDRNGNLITFEYDEHGTPLGMSHTCGYRLRFDTAEGRVTALHLDGGPRILAYGYRDGHLTEVTNSSGLPLRFSYDDRARVTSWTDTNGSRYAYAYDDLDRCVSQGGANGHMMLAFTYGEPDPRTGLRTTTTTTPDGVAHHYLVDKAYRVVESHGPLGTATRSAYDARGKPAALTDALDRTTVFGRDDEGRLVSVVRPDGRELNAEYDRAGRLLFQSRADRTSWRFTYDERGNRTSRTGPVGGTTRYTHDVVGGVTSVTDALGGSTRIRCNRAGLPVEITDPLGAVTRYERDVFGRAVRITDALGGITALEWTPEGRLARRTEPDGSSRSWAYDGEGNCVRHIDALGGTTTFEYGDFDVLTARTDPDGARYTFAYDARLRLTEVVNPHGLSWRYTYDATGMPRSETDFDGRTVEYTHDAGGRLVGRVNAAGQTVRMEYDVLDHRTVKDVDGAVIRYEYDYSDRLASITGPEGALTYLRDRFGRICQETAGGRTLTRTYDELSRVVSRTTPSGATAEWTYDAAGRRTGLTSSGRRIAFERDAMGRETGRRIGDAVMLDLERDALGRLVDQRVTGADGSLLQRRGYVYRADGYLVGVDDMLAGERTYELDPVGRVTAVSAADWTERYAYDAAGNQTDADWPEAWPGGSDATGPRTYEGTRLTGAGRVRYEYDAMGRITLRQRTRISRKPDTWRYAWDAEDRLTAVTTPDGTLWRYSYDALGRRIAKRRLAADGVTVTEEVTFVWDAMTLCEQTTTVPDEPRAVTLTWDHDGIQPLAQTERLTDADGREIDSRFFGIVTDLIGTPTELVDEAGEVAWRTRNTLWGATTWNTDAHAYTPLRFPGQYFDPESGLHYNCFRYYDPETARYLSVDPLGLGPAPNASTYVPNPLLWSDALGLAPDVCPPKVGRNRDEAKAQALRDAGIPEGQEPSVVDDWVPATKPDWQGGGQVMGPDHKPIYYTEEWYELPNGDIVIYQDHWFGHQTPGEAGYQPPHVHVRPENKPRTGHIPGTEEHYYYDLD; encoded by the coding sequence ATGGGCTGGCGGGATTGGGTACCGGACTCGGCGGAGGACTGGGCCGAGGACCGGGCGGAGGACCTCGGTGACTTCGTCGAGTGGGGCGGCGACAAGGCCGCCGGCTGGGCCGACGAAGTCGGCGCGGACAGCGCGGGCGACTGGCTCCGCGACAAGAGCCGCTCCGCCGCGAACCAGCTCGGCGCGGAGGTCGGCGAGCTCGAACTCGGGCAGACCGACGACCCGAAGCGGCTGGTCTACGGCAGCACTGCCAAGATCCGCGAACAGGTCGCCCACCTGAGCGACTTCAAGAAGGCCTTCGAGTCCGTCGGGAAGGGCCTGAAGAACCTCGCCGAGCCCGACGGCCTCAAGGGCGCGGCCGCCACCGCGTTCCGGGAATCCGTCGCGAAGGAGCCGCCGCGCTGGTTCGACGCGGCCGACGCCTTCGCCAAGGCCGCCGATGCCATGGGCCGGTTCGCCGAGACCGTCGAGTGGGCCCAGGGCAAGGCCAAGGAGGCCCTGGAGGACTACAACAAGGCGCTGAAGGCCTCCCAGGACGCCTACGACGCGCACGAGAAGCTCCGCAAGACCTACAACGACGCCTTGAAGGCGAAGTCGGATCACCTGCCGCCGCGGCCGTCGGACGACTACACCGACCCCGGGAAGGAGATGGAGAAGGCCGCGAAGGAGAAGCTCGACAGCGCCCGCAAGCAGCGCGACGAACAGGCCGACACCGTCGCGGCGGCCGTCCGCGCGGCCCGGGACGCCGCCCCGGCCAAGCCCTCGTACAGCGAGCAGCTCGCCGACGGCATCGACTACCTCGACCTGGCCTCCACCCACCTGGTCGGCGGCCTCCTCAAGGGAAGCGCCGGCGTCGTCAACTTCGCTCGCGGCCTCAACCCGTTCGACCTGTACAACCTGTCCCACCCCGCCGAATACCGGACCAACCTGAGCTCCACCGCCGCCGGCCTGGTCGTCATGGCCAACGACCCCGTGGGCGCGGGCAAGCAGATGCTCGACGAGTTCATGAAGGACCCCACCGAGGGGGTCGGCAAAATGATCGCCGAAGCCATCGGCTCCAAGGGCACCGGCGCGGCCAAGAGGCTCGCCACCGCCACCAAGCACCTGGACGACGCCAAACACCTGGACGACGCCAAGGGCCCGGCCCGCAGAGGCAACGACACCGACGGGCCGCACAGAGACGAACGGCCCGACTGTGACAAGCGGTGCGACGGGACCGACCCCGTCGACCTGGCCTCCGGCCGGATGTTCCTTCCGCAGACCGATGTCGTGCTGCCCGGTGTCCTGCCGCTGGCCTTCACCCGGCGCGCGGAATCGGGATACACCGGCGGCCGCTGGTTCGGCCCGACCTGGTCGTCCACCATCGACCAGCACCTGGAGGTCGATGCCCAGGGAGTGGTGCTGGTCACCGAGGACGGTCTCGCCGTCCCGTACCCGCACACGGCCCCCGGCCTGCCCGTACTTCCGCTCTCCGCCTCCGCGCCACGCCACCCGCTGGAGCGCACCCCGGACGGGGACTGGACGCTCACCGACCCCACCTCCGGTCACATACGCCGCTTCACCCCACCCGCCGGCGCCCCCGACAGCAACGGCATCGCACCCATCGCCCAGCTCGAGGACCGCAACGGCAACCTCATCACCTTCGAGTACGACGAGCACGGCACCCCGCTCGGCATGTCCCACACCTGTGGCTACCGCCTCCGCTTCGACACCGCCGAAGGCCGCGTCACGGCGCTCCACCTCGACGGCGGGCCGCGCATCCTCGCCTACGGCTACCGCGACGGGCATCTCACCGAGGTCACCAATTCGTCCGGCCTGCCGCTGCGCTTCAGCTACGACGACCGTGCCCGCGTCACGTCCTGGACCGACACCAACGGCAGTCGCTACGCGTACGCGTACGACGACCTCGATCGCTGCGTCTCGCAGGGCGGGGCCAACGGGCACATGATGCTCGCTTTCACCTACGGCGAGCCCGACCCACGGACCGGCCTGCGGACCACCACCACGACCACGCCCGACGGAGTGGCCCACCACTACCTGGTGGACAAGGCGTACCGCGTGGTGGAGAGCCATGGCCCGCTGGGTACGGCGACCCGCTCCGCGTACGACGCCCGCGGCAAGCCGGCCGCCCTCACCGACGCGCTCGATCGCACCACGGTCTTCGGCCGTGACGACGAAGGCAGACTGGTCTCCGTCGTCCGACCCGACGGCCGGGAGCTCAACGCCGAGTACGATCGGGCCGGACGGCTCCTGTTCCAATCCCGCGCTGACCGGACCTCGTGGCGGTTCACGTACGACGAGCGGGGCAATCGCACCTCCCGTACCGGCCCGGTCGGCGGCACGACCCGCTACACGCACGACGTCGTGGGGGGTGTCACGTCGGTCACCGACGCACTCGGTGGGAGTACCCGGATCCGCTGCAACCGCGCAGGCCTGCCGGTCGAGATCACCGACCCGCTCGGGGCTGTCACCCGGTACGAACGGGACGTGTTCGGGCGGGCGGTCCGGATCACGGACGCGCTCGGCGGGATCACCGCGCTGGAGTGGACGCCGGAGGGCCGGCTCGCCCGACGCACGGAGCCCGACGGTTCCTCCCGGTCCTGGGCGTACGACGGCGAGGGCAACTGCGTCCGCCACATCGACGCGCTCGGCGGGACCACCACCTTCGAGTACGGCGACTTCGACGTGCTGACAGCCCGCACGGACCCGGACGGCGCGCGCTACACCTTCGCCTACGACGCACGACTGAGGCTGACCGAGGTCGTCAACCCGCACGGGCTCAGTTGGCGGTACACGTACGACGCCACCGGGATGCCTCGCTCCGAGACCGACTTCGACGGCCGCACCGTCGAGTACACGCACGATGCGGGCGGGCGGCTGGTCGGTCGGGTCAACGCCGCGGGGCAGACGGTCCGCATGGAGTACGACGTCCTTGACCACCGGACCGTGAAGGACGTGGACGGCGCCGTCATCCGGTACGAGTACGACTACTCCGACCGCCTCGCGTCGATCACCGGTCCCGAGGGTGCCTTGACGTACCTTCGCGACCGCTTCGGACGTATCTGTCAGGAGACCGCCGGAGGGCGGACCCTCACCCGCACCTATGACGAGCTGAGCCGCGTGGTCTCCCGGACCACGCCTTCCGGAGCGACCGCCGAGTGGACGTACGACGCGGCCGGCCGGCGGACCGGACTGACCTCGTCCGGCCGTCGGATCGCCTTCGAGCGAGATGCGATGGGTCGTGAGACGGGCCGCCGTATCGGTGACGCGGTCATGCTCGACCTCGAGCGCGACGCCCTCGGGCGCCTCGTGGACCAGCGGGTCACCGGGGCCGACGGCAGCCTGCTGCAGCGGCGGGGCTACGTCTACCGGGCCGACGGATACCTCGTGGGCGTGGACGACATGCTGGCAGGCGAGCGGACGTACGAGTTGGACCCGGTCGGCCGGGTCACCGCGGTGAGTGCCGCCGACTGGACCGAGCGCTACGCCTACGATGCCGCCGGCAACCAGACGGACGCCGACTGGCCGGAGGCCTGGCCGGGTGGATCCGACGCCACAGGGCCACGTACGTACGAGGGCACCCGGCTCACCGGCGCGGGACGGGTTCGGTACGAGTACGACGCCATGGGCCGGATCACGCTCCGACAGCGCACCCGGATCTCACGCAAGCCCGACACCTGGCGCTACGCGTGGGACGCGGAAGACCGGCTCACCGCGGTGACCACCCCTGACGGAACGCTGTGGCGCTACTCCTACGACGCGCTCGGCCGCCGCATCGCCAAGCGCCGCTTGGCCGCGGACGGCGTCACCGTGACGGAGGAGGTCACCTTCGTCTGGGACGCCATGACATTGTGCGAACAGACGACCACCGTGCCGGACGAGCCGCGCGCGGTCACCTTGACCTGGGACCACGACGGCATCCAGCCACTCGCCCAGACCGAGAGGCTGACCGATGCCGACGGACGGGAGATCGACAGTCGGTTCTTCGGGATCGTCACCGACCTCATCGGTACGCCGACAGAACTCGTCGACGAGGCGGGTGAGGTGGCCTGGCGCACGCGCAACACCCTGTGGGGCGCCACGACCTGGAACACGGATGCGCACGCCTACACGCCCCTGCGCTTTCCGGGGCAGTACTTCGACCCCGAATCGGGTCTGCACTACAACTGCTTCCGCTACTACGACCCCGAGACCGCCCGCTATCTGTCGGTCGACCCCCTCGGCCTCGGCCCCGCTCCGAATGCCTCCACGTACGTCCCGAATCCCCTGCTGTGGTCGGACGCGCTGGGGCTGGCGCCGGACGTCTGCCCGCCGAAGGTGGGCCGTAACAGGGACGAAGCCAAGGCCCAGGCCCTACGCGATGCAGGTATACCTGAAGGACAGGAACCGTCGGTGGTGGACGACTGGGTACCGGCGACGAAGCCCGACTGGCAGGGCGGTGGGCAGGTGATGGGCCCGGATCACAAGCCGATCTACTACACGGAGGAGTGGTACGAACTACCCAACGGCGACATTGTCATCTACCAGGACCACTGGTTCGGCCACCAGACTCCGGGTGAGGCCGGGTACCAGCCGCCGCACGTGCATGTCCGGCCCGAGAACAAGCCTCGCACCGGGCACATACCGGGGACAGAGGAGCACTATTACTATGACCTGGACTGA
- a CDS encoding arginase family protein, with product MRTLVLLDAPSNLGLRPPAPGTVPGVYKLAGALREQGLLARLGAVEGGVVVPPRYDRGDWREGDGVFHAEALAAYTVTLADRIERHLRAGEFPVVLGGDCSVQLGAALAMRRLGRYGLAAIDGSADFRHPGNEAVNGPVGAAGGEELALSTGRGQADLADLEGRGPYLRDEDVRLFGLRDGDADLAELRAARISVATVGDIRRRGAGPVARAALDGLHPPDTAGFWVHLDADVLDPSVMPAVDSPDPGGLLPDELAELLAVLVGSPRCAGLNVTIYDPDLDPDGRAGALLADLVAGAFA from the coding sequence ATGCGAACCCTCGTGCTTCTCGACGCCCCCTCCAACCTCGGGCTGCGTCCGCCCGCGCCCGGCACCGTACCGGGTGTCTACAAGCTCGCCGGTGCCCTGCGCGAGCAGGGCCTGCTCGCCCGGCTCGGTGCCGTCGAGGGCGGGGTGGTGGTGCCGCCGCGCTACGACCGCGGGGACTGGCGGGAGGGTGACGGCGTGTTCCACGCCGAGGCCCTCGCCGCGTACACCGTCACCCTCGCCGACCGGATCGAACGACACCTGCGCGCCGGGGAGTTCCCCGTCGTGCTCGGCGGCGACTGTTCCGTCCAGCTCGGCGCGGCTCTCGCCATGCGCCGCCTCGGGCGCTACGGGCTGGCCGCGATCGACGGCTCCGCCGACTTCCGCCACCCCGGCAACGAGGCCGTGAACGGGCCCGTCGGCGCCGCCGGCGGCGAGGAGCTGGCCCTCTCCACCGGCCGCGGCCAGGCGGATCTCGCCGACCTGGAGGGGCGCGGTCCCTATCTGCGCGACGAGGACGTACGGCTGTTCGGGCTGCGCGACGGCGACGCGGACCTCGCCGAGCTGCGCGCGGCCCGGATCTCGGTGGCCACCGTCGGGGACATCCGCCGACGCGGCGCCGGACCGGTGGCCCGGGCGGCGCTGGACGGGCTGCACCCGCCGGACACCGCCGGGTTCTGGGTGCACCTGGACGCCGACGTGCTGGACCCGAGCGTCATGCCGGCCGTGGACAGTCCCGACCCCGGAGGTCTGCTCCCCGACGAACTCGCCGAACTGCTCGCCGTCCTGGTGGGCTCGCCGCGCTGCGCCGGGCTCAACGTCACGATCTACGACCCGGACCTGGATCCGGACGGGCGTGCGGGTGCCCTCCTCGCCGACCTGGTCGCGGGCGCCTTTGCGTAA
- a CDS encoding M55 family metallopeptidase: MKILISADMEGATGVTWPADVLPGTPQWERCRAMFTSDVNAAVLGFYDGGADQVLINEAHWTMRNLLLEKLDARAEMITGRHKTLSMVEGVQHGDVDGIAFVGYHTGAGSEGVLAHTYLANSITGVWVNGTRASEGLLNAHVVAEYGVPVVLVTGDDLTCVDAAGYAPTAVTVAVKDHVSRYAAVCRTPARTAADIRAAAKEAAALAVRHEPVRGGPFTVELEFDAAHLAMSATVVPGVERSGERKVAYSSETMYEGIRAFKAVTMVVSAAVEEQYG; the protein is encoded by the coding sequence ATGAAGATCCTCATCTCCGCCGACATGGAAGGCGCCACCGGCGTCACCTGGCCCGCGGACGTGCTGCCCGGAACACCGCAGTGGGAACGCTGCCGCGCGATGTTCACCTCCGACGTCAACGCCGCCGTACTCGGCTTCTACGACGGCGGAGCCGACCAGGTCCTCATCAACGAGGCGCACTGGACCATGCGCAACCTGCTCCTGGAGAAGCTCGACGCCCGCGCCGAGATGATCACCGGCCGGCACAAGACCCTCTCCATGGTCGAGGGAGTCCAGCACGGCGACGTCGACGGCATCGCCTTCGTCGGCTACCACACCGGAGCCGGCTCCGAAGGGGTCCTCGCCCACACCTACCTCGCCAACTCCATCACCGGAGTCTGGGTCAACGGGACGCGCGCGAGCGAGGGGCTGCTCAACGCGCACGTCGTCGCCGAGTACGGGGTCCCCGTCGTCCTGGTCACCGGCGACGACCTCACCTGCGTGGACGCCGCCGGATACGCCCCCACGGCCGTGACCGTGGCCGTCAAGGACCACGTCTCGCGCTACGCCGCCGTGTGCCGCACCCCGGCCCGTACCGCCGCAGACATCCGGGCCGCCGCCAAGGAGGCCGCCGCCCTGGCCGTCCGGCACGAGCCGGTCCGGGGCGGCCCCTTCACCGTGGAGCTGGAGTTCGACGCCGCGCACCTGGCGATGTCCGCGACGGTGGTCCCCGGCGTGGAGCGGTCCGGCGAGCGCAAGGTCGCGTACTCCAGCGAAACCATGTACGAGGGGATCCGGGCCTTCAAAGCGGTCACGATGGTCGTCTCGGCGGCCGTGGAGGAGCAGTATGGCTGA
- a CDS encoding M20/M25/M40 family metallo-hydrolase yields the protein MDAVDAVALDEAVEFTSGLIRIDTTNRGGGDCRERPAAEYVAERLAAAGLEPLLLERTPGRTNVVARIEGTDRSAEALLVHGHLDVVPAEAADWSVDPFSGEVRDGVVWGRGAVDMKNMDAMVLAVVRAWARAGVKPRRDIVIAYTADEEDSAVDGSGFLADHHPHLFEGCTEGIGESGAFTVHGGPGGRALYPIAAGERGTAWLKLTAHGTAGHGSKPNRANAVSRLAAAVARIGDYAWPVRLTDTVTACIVELAALQGLSVDPRRPGLDVDELLDALGPAGSLVRATVRNSANPTMLSAGYKLNVIPEHATGYVDGRTVPGGEAEFVATLDALTGPDVRWEFHHREVALQAPVDGRTYAILRESVERFDPDGHVVPFCMAGGTDAKQFSRLGITGYGFSPLKLPPGFDYWALFHGVDERVPVDALHFGVRVLDHALRNL from the coding sequence ATGGACGCGGTGGACGCGGTGGCTCTCGACGAGGCCGTCGAGTTCACCTCCGGCCTCATCAGGATCGACACCACCAACCGGGGCGGCGGCGACTGCCGCGAGCGCCCCGCCGCCGAGTACGTCGCCGAGCGCCTCGCCGCCGCCGGCCTGGAGCCGCTCCTGCTGGAGCGCACCCCCGGCCGTACCAACGTCGTCGCCCGGATCGAGGGCACCGACCGCAGTGCCGAGGCCCTCCTCGTCCACGGCCACCTCGACGTGGTCCCGGCCGAGGCCGCCGACTGGAGCGTGGACCCCTTCTCCGGCGAGGTCCGCGACGGGGTGGTCTGGGGGCGCGGCGCCGTCGACATGAAGAACATGGACGCGATGGTCCTGGCGGTCGTACGGGCCTGGGCGCGCGCGGGAGTCAAGCCGCGCCGGGACATCGTGATCGCCTACACCGCCGACGAGGAGGACAGCGCGGTCGACGGCTCCGGCTTCCTCGCCGACCACCACCCGCACCTCTTCGAAGGCTGCACCGAGGGCATCGGCGAGTCCGGGGCCTTCACCGTGCACGGCGGCCCCGGTGGCCGCGCCCTCTATCCGATCGCGGCGGGCGAGCGGGGCACCGCCTGGTTGAAGCTGACCGCGCACGGCACCGCCGGTCACGGCTCCAAGCCCAACCGGGCCAACGCCGTCAGCCGGCTCGCCGCCGCCGTCGCGCGGATCGGTGACTACGCCTGGCCGGTCCGTCTCACGGACACCGTGACCGCCTGCATCGTCGAACTCGCCGCCCTGCAAGGCCTGTCGGTGGACCCGCGGCGGCCGGGCCTCGACGTCGACGAGCTCCTCGACGCACTCGGCCCGGCCGGCTCCCTGGTCCGCGCCACCGTGCGCAACAGCGCCAACCCGACCATGCTGAGCGCCGGTTACAAGCTCAACGTGATCCCCGAGCACGCCACCGGATACGTCGACGGGCGGACCGTGCCCGGTGGTGAGGCCGAGTTCGTCGCCACCCTCGACGCCCTCACCGGCCCCGACGTGCGGTGGGAGTTCCACCACCGGGAGGTCGCCCTGCAGGCCCCCGTGGACGGGCGGACGTACGCGATCCTGCGCGAGTCGGTCGAGCGGTTCGACCCGGACGGCCACGTCGTCCCCTTCTGCATGGCGGGCGGCACCGACGCCAAGCAGTTCTCCCGCCTCGGCATCACCGGCTACGGCTTCTCCCCGTTGAAGCTGCCGCCCGGCTTCGACTACTGGGCGCTCTTCCACGGCGTCGACGAGCGGGTGCCCGTCGACGCCCTGCACTTCGGCGTCCGCGTCCTCGACCACGCACTGCGGAACCTGTGA